TGCCGACGAGTGCCGGGACCGTGGCGCCCCCGTCATCACCGTCCCGACGGATGTCAGTCAGGAAGACCAGGTGGAGGGCCTCGTCGATCAAGCAATCGCGGCGTTCGGCCGGATCGATGTCTGGGTGGGCTGCGCGGCCGTGTTCGGCTACGGCACTGCCGAGCAGATGCCCGGTCCGGTGTTCCGCAAGATCGTGGACACCAACCTGCTCGGCCAGATCTATGGCGCCCGTGCCGTGATGCCCCACTTCCGGGAGCGCGGCGGCGGCGCCATCATCCTGGTGGCATCCGTCTACTCGAGAATCGCCACCCCGTACGTCTCCGCCTACGTCGCCAGCAAGCACGGGCTGCTCGGCTTCGCCGAGGCCCTCCGACAGGAGCACTACCGGGACGGGATCTCGGTCAGCACCGTGCTGCCGGCGACCATCGACACCCCGCTGTACCAGCGCTCGGCGAACTACACCGGCCGCCGAATCCACCCGCTTCCGCCGGTCGTGCATCCCGATCGGGTCGCCCGAGCCATCGTCAAGCTCGCCGACCGCCCTCGGGCAGTGGTCACGGTGGGGCGGGTGCAAGGTGCCGGGGTTCTCGCCCGGGCTGCCCTCGGCGCGCGTCTCTATGACCCGGCGGCCGGATGGGCGATGCGCACGTTCGCGCTTCGCCGGCATTCCGCGCCGGCCACGGCCGGATCGGTGTTCGAAGCGGGAGAAGTAGCGCCTACGGTGACGGGCGGATGGCGATCGCCGGCGATCCGCGGTGGCGCTCTCGTCACTGCTGGCATGCTCGCCCTCGCGTTGCTGAATCGTCGGCCTCCGGGCGCCGATCGGCGACGGCTCAAGGGTTAGGCGAAGCCGACTAAAGTTGGGGGAATGAATGCTCCCCAGACCGGATTCGACCTCTTCAGCGATCGCTCAATCGTGGCGATGCGCGTCAACGGCGAACTGAAGGATCTGGCGGCAACAGTCACGGCCGACGACACCGTTGAGCCGATCACCATCGACTCGCCCGACGGGTTGAACATCCTGCGCCACTCGGCTGCCCACGTCGCAGCCCAGGCAGTGCAGACCATC
The Diaminobutyricimonas sp. LJ205 genome window above contains:
- a CDS encoding SDR family NAD(P)-dependent oxidoreductase, with the protein product MAPLIVPRVVVITGASSGIGRAAAHRFAEAGDSLVLAARGQPGLDQVADECRDRGAPVITVPTDVSQEDQVEGLVDQAIAAFGRIDVWVGCAAVFGYGTAEQMPGPVFRKIVDTNLLGQIYGARAVMPHFRERGGGAIILVASVYSRIATPYVSAYVASKHGLLGFAEALRQEHYRDGISVSTVLPATIDTPLYQRSANYTGRRIHPLPPVVHPDRVARAIVKLADRPRAVVTVGRVQGAGVLARAALGARLYDPAAGWAMRTFALRRHSAPATAGSVFEAGEVAPTVTGGWRSPAIRGGALVTAGMLALALLNRRPPGADRRRLKG